In Holophagales bacterium, one DNA window encodes the following:
- a CDS encoding isoleucine--tRNA ligase: protein MTDKRFPDLPGGYPFPRLEQEVLTSWERDDIFAATVHREATDGSRRQEFVFYEGPPTANNTPHVGHVLTRVVKDLFPRFQTMRGQRVARKAGWDTHGLPVEIEVEKRAGISGKKEIEQLVPGDVGASIAEFNRRCLDSVMTYERQWRVMTERVGYWVDLDDAYFTYTNDYVESVWWALKRLHDKKLLYEGHKSQPYCARCGTTLSSHEVAQNYKDADDPSIWVLFPVRPGQTLRTVDGDAWATPVGLRLIAWTTTPWTMPGHAGMSVHPEMVYRVVARPGHADELLLFADAVEVPVPCEVEEEGKRRKLDLREEPVLRRVRGADLLGLRYDRPYPVLPWDSRTESAEISPPPSDEAGWPVVLADYVTTTDGTGLVHTAPAFGAEDYTTGVKYGLPLLQTIDAQGKVVARQGIERFAGLWFKEADAQILRDLRERGLLLHTERYRHSYPYCWRCDQPLLQYATRSWFVRTTAAKERLVELNRTIGWYPEHIGEGRFGNWLENVVDWALSRKRYWGTPLPIWKCDACDGVHVVGGYDELFALAGQERPADPYDRAQFDPHRPSIDQVTWACATTGCPGTMRRVDDVIDAWFDSGAMPFAQHGYRGEPLPHFDPERGVGYPADFIAEAVDQTRGWFYTLHVLGTLLFDQVAYANCIVMGHVNDEQGRKMSKRLGNVVDPMAVLEETGADALRWYFYVNDPEQPSRFSSRLVREAAQGMLLPLWNAASFFTIYANLDGWHPGRAAAVPIAERHDLDRWILLRLDEEIEGVTLLLDHYGIAEPARRLERFLDDLTNWYIRRSRDRFWSGNPESRDKESAYQTLYEVLTTVVRLLAPFTPFVAEVLHERLVRSQESGAAASVHLESWPAPRGWLDQLADVDRTEALRLVAAMRLAQRVVGLGRAARATHNLKTRQPLGGVTLVSAPETAGGDLRGGLDRVRDLVLDELNVKELRWAERRGEFVHHEVRPNFRIVGKRVGKLMPAVKAALEAADGDALAETLERDGRIAILVAGKTLELAADELEVRLVEKPGLATAGDRELLVALDTELTPALVAEGLAREVVNRLQGARKEAELDYADRIRVAYRADADLEAAIAAHRDWIAGEALVAEWRAAEGRDDLRTTDVEGHPLAFIIEKH from the coding sequence ATGACCGACAAGCGCTTTCCCGACCTGCCCGGCGGCTACCCGTTCCCGCGTCTCGAACAAGAGGTCCTGACCTCGTGGGAGCGCGACGACATCTTTGCCGCGACCGTCCACCGCGAAGCGACGGACGGCTCCCGCCGCCAGGAGTTCGTCTTCTACGAGGGCCCACCGACGGCCAACAACACGCCGCACGTCGGTCACGTGCTGACCCGCGTGGTCAAGGACCTCTTCCCGCGCTTCCAGACGATGCGCGGCCAGCGGGTCGCCCGCAAGGCCGGCTGGGACACCCACGGTCTGCCGGTGGAGATCGAGGTCGAGAAGCGCGCCGGGATCAGCGGCAAGAAGGAGATCGAACAGCTCGTCCCCGGCGATGTCGGCGCCTCGATCGCCGAGTTCAACCGCCGCTGCCTCGACAGCGTGATGACCTACGAGCGCCAGTGGCGGGTGATGACCGAGCGCGTCGGCTACTGGGTCGACCTCGACGACGCCTACTTCACCTACACCAACGACTACGTCGAGTCGGTCTGGTGGGCGCTCAAGCGCCTCCACGACAAGAAGCTGCTCTACGAAGGGCACAAGAGCCAGCCGTACTGCGCGCGCTGTGGCACGACGCTCTCCTCGCACGAGGTGGCTCAGAACTACAAGGACGCCGACGATCCCTCGATCTGGGTGCTCTTCCCGGTGCGCCCGGGGCAGACGTTGCGCACCGTCGACGGCGACGCCTGGGCGACCCCCGTGGGTTTGCGCCTGATCGCCTGGACGACCACCCCGTGGACGATGCCGGGGCACGCCGGCATGTCGGTGCACCCGGAGATGGTCTATCGCGTCGTCGCGCGGCCGGGCCACGCCGACGAGCTCCTGCTCTTTGCCGACGCCGTCGAAGTCCCGGTGCCGTGCGAGGTCGAGGAGGAAGGCAAGCGTCGCAAGCTCGACCTGCGCGAGGAGCCGGTGCTGCGCCGTGTCCGCGGCGCCGACCTGCTCGGCCTGCGCTACGACCGCCCCTATCCCGTCCTCCCCTGGGATTCACGCACGGAGAGCGCCGAGATCTCCCCGCCGCCCTCCGACGAGGCCGGCTGGCCGGTGGTGCTCGCCGACTACGTGACGACGACGGACGGCACCGGACTCGTCCACACCGCTCCGGCCTTCGGCGCCGAGGACTACACGACCGGCGTCAAGTACGGACTGCCGCTGCTGCAGACCATCGACGCCCAGGGCAAGGTCGTCGCGCGCCAGGGGATCGAGCGCTTCGCCGGGCTCTGGTTCAAGGAAGCGGACGCACAGATCCTCCGCGATCTGCGCGAACGCGGCCTGTTGCTCCACACCGAGCGCTATCGCCACAGCTACCCCTACTGCTGGCGCTGCGACCAGCCGCTGCTCCAGTACGCCACGCGCAGCTGGTTCGTCCGCACGACCGCGGCCAAGGAGCGCCTCGTCGAGCTCAACCGGACGATCGGCTGGTACCCGGAGCACATCGGCGAAGGTCGCTTCGGCAACTGGCTGGAGAACGTCGTCGACTGGGCCCTCTCGCGCAAACGCTACTGGGGGACGCCGCTGCCGATCTGGAAGTGCGACGCCTGCGACGGCGTCCACGTCGTCGGCGGCTACGACGAGCTCTTCGCCCTCGCCGGACAGGAGCGACCTGCCGACCCGTACGACCGCGCGCAGTTCGACCCGCACCGTCCGTCGATCGACCAGGTGACGTGGGCCTGCGCAACGACCGGCTGCCCGGGCACCATGCGCCGGGTCGACGACGTCATCGACGCCTGGTTCGACTCGGGCGCCATGCCGTTCGCCCAGCACGGCTACCGCGGCGAGCCGCTGCCGCACTTCGACCCCGAGCGCGGCGTCGGCTACCCCGCCGACTTCATCGCCGAAGCGGTCGACCAGACCCGCGGCTGGTTCTACACCCTGCACGTGCTCGGCACGCTGCTCTTCGACCAGGTCGCCTACGCCAACTGCATCGTCATGGGGCACGTCAACGACGAGCAGGGGCGGAAGATGTCCAAGCGTCTCGGCAACGTCGTCGACCCGATGGCGGTGCTCGAGGAGACCGGCGCCGACGCCCTGCGCTGGTACTTCTACGTCAACGACCCCGAGCAGCCGTCGCGCTTCTCGTCGCGGCTGGTTCGCGAGGCGGCCCAGGGGATGCTGCTGCCGCTGTGGAATGCCGCCTCGTTCTTCACCATCTACGCCAACCTCGACGGCTGGCACCCGGGGCGTGCCGCTGCCGTGCCGATCGCCGAGCGCCACGATCTCGACCGCTGGATCCTCCTGCGCCTCGACGAGGAGATCGAGGGCGTCACGCTGCTTCTCGACCACTACGGCATCGCCGAGCCGGCGCGCCGCCTCGAGCGCTTCCTCGACGATCTGACGAACTGGTACATCCGGCGCAGCCGCGACCGCTTCTGGTCCGGCAACCCGGAGAGCCGTGACAAGGAGAGCGCCTACCAGACGCTCTACGAGGTGCTGACCACGGTGGTCCGTCTGCTCGCTCCGTTCACCCCGTTCGTCGCCGAAGTGCTGCACGAGCGGCTGGTGCGGAGCCAGGAGAGCGGCGCCGCCGCGAGCGTCCACCTCGAGAGCTGGCCCGCGCCGCGCGGCTGGCTCGACCAGCTTGCCGACGTCGACCGTACCGAGGCGTTGCGCCTCGTGGCGGCGATGCGCCTCGCCCAGCGTGTCGTCGGCCTCGGACGCGCCGCGCGCGCCACGCACAACCTGAAAACCCGCCAGCCGCTCGGGGGCGTCACCCTGGTCTCGGCGCCCGAGACCGCGGGCGGCGACTTGCGCGGCGGCCTCGACCGCGTGCGCGACCTGGTTCTCGACGAGCTCAACGTCAAGGAGCTGCGCTGGGCCGAGCGGCGGGGCGAGTTCGTCCACCACGAGGTGCGCCCGAACTTCCGCATCGTCGGCAAGCGCGTCGGCAAGCTGATGCCGGCGGTCAAGGCCGCCCTCGAAGCCGCCGACGGCGACGCGCTCGCCGAGACGCTCGAGCGCGACGGGCGGATCGCCATCCTCGTCGCCGGAAAGACGCTCGAGCTCGCCGCCGACGAGCTCGAGGTCCGTCTCGTCGAGAAGCCCGGCCTGGCGACCGCCGGCGACCGCGAGCTCCTCGTGGCGCTCGACACCGAGCTCACCCCGGCGCTCGTCGCCGAAGGCCTGGCTCGCGAGGTGGTCAACCGCCTCCAGGGAGCGCGCAAGGAGGCCGAGCTCGACTACGCCGACCGCATCCGCGTCGCCTATCGCGCCGACGCCGACCTCGAGGCGGCGATCGCGGCACACCGCGACTGGATCGCCGGCGAGGCGCTGGTCGCCGAGTGGCGCGCCGCGGAGGGACGCGACGACCTTCGCACCACCGACGTCGAAGGCCATCCACTGGCCTTCATCATCGAAAAGCACTGA
- a CDS encoding alpha/beta fold hydrolase, with translation MAWTSEEELRRRRRQRLLKGLLVGGAAIGIPALLNTMVARRARRLPQPSWGRLYRWAYRPGAIAFRRLGEGDPVVLLHAFGPGYDGTQWREVGEALAAEHTVLVPDLLGWGRSEKPGGPYDAELYVQLLIDFLREVVRQRAPVVAAGLPAAYAVQVAVDFPELVSGLALLGPLGIELHSDEPDLKDALIYRLLRLPVFGTSAMNLVTSRSGVANHFELDVFADPERIGSEIVDHHYRGAHEPGAQTALAAYLSGYLNHGVADAAERLAVPTWIGWGRTSLSPPVETADLWLHAVPQARLEIFERCGSLPHLERPEAVAACLADFLADLGERGERGH, from the coding sequence GTGGCCTGGACGTCGGAAGAAGAGCTGCGACGGCGCCGCCGTCAGCGACTGCTCAAGGGGCTCCTCGTCGGCGGAGCAGCCATTGGCATTCCCGCTCTCCTCAACACGATGGTGGCGCGCCGCGCCCGCCGGCTCCCGCAGCCGAGCTGGGGGCGCCTCTACCGCTGGGCCTACCGCCCCGGCGCGATCGCCTTCCGCCGGCTCGGCGAGGGCGACCCGGTCGTCCTGCTTCACGCCTTCGGCCCGGGCTACGACGGTACCCAGTGGCGGGAGGTCGGCGAAGCGCTCGCCGCCGAGCACACGGTGCTGGTCCCCGATCTGCTCGGCTGGGGACGTTCGGAGAAGCCCGGCGGACCCTACGACGCCGAGCTCTATGTCCAGCTGCTGATCGACTTCCTGCGCGAAGTGGTGCGCCAACGCGCGCCGGTGGTCGCCGCCGGGCTGCCCGCGGCCTACGCCGTGCAGGTCGCCGTCGACTTCCCCGAGCTGGTCTCCGGGCTTGCGCTCCTCGGTCCGCTCGGCATCGAGCTGCACTCCGACGAGCCCGACCTGAAGGACGCGCTGATCTACCGGCTGCTCCGCCTGCCGGTCTTCGGCACCTCGGCGATGAACCTCGTCACCAGCCGCTCCGGCGTCGCCAATCACTTCGAGCTCGACGTCTTCGCCGACCCCGAACGGATCGGCTCGGAGATCGTCGACCACCACTATCGCGGCGCCCACGAACCGGGGGCCCAGACGGCCCTCGCCGCCTATCTCTCCGGCTACCTCAACCACGGCGTCGCCGACGCCGCCGAACGGCTCGCCGTGCCGACCTGGATCGGCTGGGGGCGCACCAGCCTGTCGCCGCCGGTCGAAACCGCCGATCTCTGGCTGCACGCCGTCCCGCAAGCTCGCCTCGAGATCTTCGAGCGCTGCGGCTCGCTGCCGCATCTCGAACGACCGGAAGCGGTGGCCGCATGCCTCGCCGATTTCCTCGCCGACCTCGGCGAGCGCGGCGAACGCGGTCACTGA
- a CDS encoding phosphomannomutase/phosphoglucomutase, with product MAGIYKAYDIRGIYPTQLNESIARQVGNAFQHVLDAEDRAHGGNTVVVSRDMRPSSLPLTEALIDGLTSAGLDVIDIGLATTPMNYFAIGHLRAAGGVQVTASHNPAEYNGLKFSRHEARPVSGDHGIALLEKSVAEGNLPVAATRGKVSQADVRAAYERHVLSFLRRPAGARRLKVVVDAANGMAVTDRAMFDALGVEILPLYFELDGTFPNHEANPLKLENLRDLQAKVRETGADLGISCDGDFDRAAFVDETGEPVGSDLATALIAGELLSREPGRHVLYDLRSSRAVAEYVTESGGIPVRERVGHSFMKATLRKVEGLFGGELAGHYYFRDNYNADCAMLAIVEVLNVLWHSGRSMSAAVAPLRRYAKSPETNFEVEDKDGMIRELARRYADGQIDYLDGITVQYPDWWFNVRPSNTEPLLRLVLETRDEASLAKRLAELVGLIGEPVDH from the coding sequence ATGGCAGGGATCTACAAGGCCTACGACATCCGCGGGATCTACCCGACGCAGCTCAACGAGTCGATCGCCCGCCAGGTGGGCAACGCCTTCCAGCACGTGCTCGACGCCGAGGATCGCGCCCACGGCGGCAACACCGTCGTCGTCTCACGCGACATGCGCCCCTCCTCGCTGCCGCTCACCGAGGCGTTGATCGACGGCCTCACCTCGGCCGGCCTCGACGTGATCGACATCGGCCTCGCGACGACGCCGATGAACTACTTCGCCATCGGCCACCTGCGGGCGGCAGGCGGCGTCCAGGTCACCGCGTCGCACAATCCGGCCGAGTACAACGGCCTCAAGTTCAGCCGTCACGAGGCGCGACCGGTCTCCGGCGACCACGGCATCGCGCTGCTCGAGAAGAGCGTGGCCGAAGGCAATCTCCCGGTGGCCGCAACCCGCGGCAAGGTGTCGCAGGCCGACGTCCGGGCGGCCTACGAACGGCACGTCCTCTCGTTCCTCCGCCGACCGGCGGGCGCACGGCGCCTCAAGGTCGTCGTCGACGCTGCCAACGGCATGGCGGTGACCGACCGGGCGATGTTCGACGCACTCGGCGTCGAGATCCTGCCGCTCTATTTCGAGCTCGACGGCACCTTCCCCAACCACGAGGCCAACCCGCTGAAGCTCGAGAACCTGCGCGACCTGCAGGCGAAGGTGCGCGAGACGGGCGCCGATCTCGGCATCTCGTGCGACGGCGACTTCGATCGCGCCGCCTTCGTCGACGAGACCGGCGAACCGGTGGGCAGCGACCTCGCCACGGCGCTGATCGCCGGCGAGCTGCTGTCGCGCGAGCCGGGCCGCCACGTGCTCTACGACCTGCGTTCGTCGCGGGCGGTGGCGGAGTACGTCACCGAGTCGGGAGGGATCCCGGTGCGCGAGCGCGTCGGACACTCGTTCATGAAGGCGACGCTGCGCAAGGTCGAAGGACTCTTCGGCGGCGAGCTCGCCGGCCACTACTATTTCCGCGACAACTACAACGCCGACTGCGCCATGCTCGCCATCGTCGAGGTGCTCAACGTCCTCTGGCATTCGGGGCGCTCGATGTCGGCAGCGGTGGCGCCACTGCGCCGCTATGCCAAGAGCCCGGAGACCAACTTCGAGGTCGAGGACAAGGACGGCATGATCCGCGAGCTCGCCCGCCGTTACGCCGACGGGCAGATCGACTACCTCGACGGCATCACGGTCCAGTACCCCGACTGGTGGTTCAACGTCCGGCCGTCGAATACCGAGCCGCTGCTCCGCCTGGTGCTCGAAACCCGCGACGAGGCGTCGCTCGCCAAGCGCCTCGCCGAGCTCGTCGGGCTGATCGGCGAGCCGGTCGACCACTGA
- a CDS encoding ABC transporter permease, translating into MTLFDPDHWQEIFEALAKNRLRTLLTAFGVFWGIFLLVILLASGNGLHNGVMAGFSNVATNSFFVWGMRTSKPFKGLQAGRSVEFTNEDTEAIRREVASVAVVSPRAQLGGHRGSNMVVRGAKSSAFSIMGDHPEIFTIQSQALQSGRFINPTDIREARKVAVIGTRPLEVLFAKGEDPIGEAIEINGVWFKVVGVFKSRQSGGMAERDAQTIYVPFTTFQQAFNFRNRVQWFAVTSKPGIAASAAQEDVLALLRARHQIAPDDKRAIGGFNLEEQFGKIQGLFAGIGALMWLVGVGTLAAGAIGVSNIMLIIVRERTKEIGLRRAVGATPLWIMAQIVVEAVILTSTAGLLGLCAGVGVMELVASFVPATAAGGGPQMFQNPGVSFGNAVQAVAILVAAGTLAGLAPAQRAIAVTPVVALRTE; encoded by the coding sequence ATGACCCTCTTCGACCCCGACCACTGGCAGGAGATCTTCGAGGCGCTGGCGAAGAACCGGCTGCGCACGCTGCTGACCGCCTTCGGCGTCTTCTGGGGGATCTTCCTGCTGGTCATCCTCCTCGCCTCCGGCAACGGCCTGCACAACGGCGTCATGGCCGGCTTCTCCAACGTCGCCACCAACAGCTTCTTCGTCTGGGGGATGCGCACCAGCAAGCCGTTCAAGGGGCTGCAGGCCGGTCGCTCGGTGGAGTTCACCAACGAGGACACCGAGGCGATCCGGCGCGAGGTGGCGAGCGTCGCCGTGGTCTCGCCGCGCGCCCAGCTCGGCGGCCACCGGGGCAGCAACATGGTGGTGCGCGGCGCCAAGTCGAGCGCCTTCTCGATCATGGGCGACCACCCGGAGATCTTCACCATCCAGTCGCAGGCGCTGCAGAGCGGACGTTTCATCAACCCGACCGACATCCGCGAAGCCCGCAAGGTGGCGGTAATCGGCACGCGACCGCTCGAGGTGCTCTTCGCCAAGGGGGAAGACCCGATCGGCGAGGCGATCGAGATCAACGGCGTCTGGTTCAAGGTCGTCGGCGTCTTCAAGTCGCGACAGAGCGGCGGCATGGCGGAGCGCGACGCCCAGACCATCTACGTCCCCTTCACCACCTTCCAGCAGGCGTTCAACTTCCGCAATCGCGTCCAGTGGTTCGCCGTGACCTCGAAGCCGGGCATCGCGGCCTCGGCGGCGCAGGAGGACGTGCTCGCCCTGCTGCGCGCGCGCCACCAGATCGCCCCGGACGACAAGCGGGCGATCGGCGGCTTCAACCTCGAAGAGCAGTTCGGCAAGATCCAGGGGCTCTTCGCCGGCATCGGCGCCCTGATGTGGCTGGTCGGCGTCGGCACGCTGGCGGCGGGCGCCATCGGCGTTTCCAACATCATGCTCATCATCGTGCGCGAACGGACCAAGGAGATCGGTCTGCGACGTGCGGTGGGAGCGACGCCGCTGTGGATCATGGCGCAGATCGTCGTCGAGGCGGTGATCCTCACCTCGACCGCCGGATTGCTCGGCCTCTGTGCCGGCGTCGGCGTGATGGAGCTCGTCGCCTCGTTCGTCCCCGCCACCGCCGCTGGCGGCGGACCCCAGATGTTCCAGAACCCCGGCGTCTCGTTCGGCAACGCCGTGCAGGCGGTGGCGATCCTCGTCGCCGCCGGCACGCTCGCCGGCCTCGCCCCCGCACAGCGCGCCATCGCCGTCACGCCGGTCGTCGCGCTGCGCACGGAGTAG
- a CDS encoding efflux RND transporter periplasmic adaptor subunit: MKKILGILLALAFLVTVVGTGVFLYRKSRTAPVVYQTASAHRATIIKKAVATGSVVPRKEVEIKPQVSGILDQLMVEPGQIVKAGDLVARIRIVPNMVSLANAQNRVERSKIGLEQAQADYDRNQGLAKDGTISRAQFQVFEIALRNATEESKAARDNLDLIERGTTSRMAATTSTLVRATVPGMVLEVPVEVGRSVIEANTFNAGTTIATIADMDDMIFKGKVDESEVGKIRQGMQLLLTIGAIEGRQFEAVLEHIAPKGVEENGAIQFEIRAALKPQRDLFIRANYSANADIVLDRRDDVVALDESLLQFEGEKPYVEVETAPQKFERRDLEVGLSDGIQIEVISGLAESDKVKNPNTDAAAAAGKPSGATPAARAGGGALGAGRGPRH, encoded by the coding sequence ATGAAGAAGATCCTCGGCATCCTCCTCGCCCTGGCGTTCCTGGTCACCGTCGTCGGCACCGGCGTCTTCCTCTACCGCAAGTCGCGCACCGCCCCGGTCGTCTACCAGACGGCGAGCGCGCACCGCGCCACGATCATCAAGAAGGCGGTCGCCACCGGCTCGGTCGTGCCGCGCAAGGAGGTCGAGATCAAGCCGCAGGTCTCCGGCATCCTCGACCAGCTCATGGTCGAGCCCGGCCAGATCGTCAAGGCCGGCGACTTGGTCGCGCGGATCCGCATCGTCCCGAACATGGTCAGCCTGGCCAACGCCCAGAACCGCGTCGAACGGTCCAAGATCGGCCTGGAGCAGGCGCAGGCCGACTACGACCGCAATCAGGGGCTGGCCAAGGACGGCACGATCTCGCGAGCCCAGTTCCAGGTCTTCGAGATCGCCCTGCGCAATGCCACCGAGGAGTCCAAGGCGGCGCGCGACAACCTCGACCTGATCGAGCGCGGCACCACCTCGCGCATGGCAGCGACGACCAGCACGCTGGTGCGCGCCACCGTGCCCGGCATGGTGCTCGAGGTACCGGTCGAGGTCGGCCGCTCGGTGATCGAGGCGAACACCTTCAACGCCGGCACCACGATCGCGACGATCGCCGACATGGACGACATGATCTTCAAAGGGAAGGTCGACGAGTCCGAGGTCGGCAAGATCCGCCAAGGGATGCAGCTCCTGCTGACCATCGGCGCCATCGAGGGTCGCCAGTTCGAGGCGGTGCTCGAGCACATCGCGCCGAAGGGCGTCGAGGAAAACGGGGCCATCCAGTTCGAGATCCGCGCCGCGCTCAAGCCGCAGCGCGACCTGTTCATCCGCGCCAACTACAGCGCCAACGCCGACATCGTGCTCGATCGTCGCGACGACGTCGTCGCCCTCGACGAGAGCCTGCTGCAGTTCGAGGGCGAGAAGCCCTACGTCGAGGTCGAGACCGCGCCGCAGAAATTCGAACGACGCGACCTCGAGGTCGGCCTTTCCGACGGCATCCAGATCGAGGTGATCTCGGGTCTCGCGGAGAGCGACAAGGTCAAGAACCCGAACACCGATGCCGCGGCTGCGGCTGGCAAGCCGAGCGGCGCGACGCCGGCCGCCCGCGCCGGCGGCGGCGCCCTGGGCGCCGGCCGCGGACCGCGACACTGA
- a CDS encoding ABC transporter permease, whose translation MIDFDLWQEILSTVRQNKLRTVLTGFSVAWGIFMLVVLLGSGTGLRRGVEYQFRDEATNSITVQSGQTSLPFRGLKPGRGVQFRNADYLDVRDNVPGVEYSSARYFISGVIKVAYHGETGNFQVRAVHPGYRFLEKTLVRQGRFINELDIRDHRKSAVIGVLVRDALFKSEPPLGREIKINGVSFKVVGVFDDEGSEQEQELIYLPITTAQRAFGGSDKIRGILFTTGEATLAESKEMERETRERLADRHDFDPEDPRAVFIRNEAEQFQRFVSLMAGIRGFVWLVGIGTLIAGVVGVSNIMMIAVKERTREIGIRKAVGATPASVVRLVLEEAIFITSIAGYLGLVLGVFVLEGVARFVPNGEFFQRPEVDLRVAATATALLVVAGGIAGFFPARRAAAIRPIEALRDE comes from the coding sequence ATGATCGACTTCGATCTCTGGCAGGAGATCCTCTCCACGGTTCGCCAGAACAAGCTGCGAACGGTGCTGACCGGCTTCTCCGTCGCCTGGGGGATCTTCATGCTGGTGGTGCTGCTCGGCTCCGGGACGGGGCTGCGACGCGGCGTCGAGTACCAGTTCCGCGACGAGGCGACCAACTCGATCACCGTGCAGAGCGGCCAGACCAGCCTGCCGTTCCGCGGTCTCAAGCCCGGTCGCGGCGTGCAGTTCCGCAACGCCGACTACCTCGACGTGCGCGACAACGTCCCGGGCGTGGAGTATTCGAGCGCGCGCTACTTCATCTCCGGCGTCATCAAGGTCGCCTACCACGGGGAGACCGGCAACTTCCAGGTGCGGGCCGTTCACCCCGGCTACCGCTTCCTCGAGAAGACGCTCGTCCGGCAGGGGCGGTTCATCAACGAGCTCGACATCCGCGATCATCGCAAGAGCGCCGTCATCGGCGTGCTGGTGCGCGACGCGCTGTTCAAGAGCGAGCCGCCGCTCGGCCGCGAGATCAAGATCAACGGCGTGTCGTTCAAGGTGGTCGGCGTTTTCGACGACGAAGGCTCCGAGCAGGAGCAGGAGCTGATCTACCTGCCGATCACCACCGCCCAGCGCGCCTTCGGCGGATCCGACAAGATCCGCGGCATCCTCTTCACCACCGGCGAAGCCACGCTCGCCGAGAGCAAGGAGATGGAGCGCGAGACGCGTGAGCGACTGGCCGACCGCCACGACTTCGACCCCGAGGACCCCCGTGCCGTCTTCATCCGCAACGAGGCCGAGCAGTTCCAGCGCTTCGTCTCGCTGATGGCCGGCATCCGCGGCTTCGTCTGGCTGGTCGGCATCGGCACGCTGATCGCCGGCGTGGTCGGCGTGTCGAACATCATGATGATCGCGGTCAAGGAGCGCACGCGCGAGATCGGCATCCGCAAGGCGGTCGGCGCGACGCCCGCCTCGGTGGTGCGGCTGGTGCTCGAAGAGGCGATCTTCATCACCTCGATCGCCGGCTATCTCGGGCTGGTGCTCGGCGTCTTCGTGCTCGAAGGGGTGGCGCGCTTCGTGCCCAACGGCGAGTTCTTCCAGCGCCCCGAGGTCGACCTGCGGGTCGCCGCCACCGCCACCGCGCTGCTGGTCGTCGCCGGCGGGATCGCCGGCTTCTTCCCGGCGCGGCGTGCTGCGGCGATCCGCCCGATCGAAGCGCTGCGCGACGAGTAG
- the def gene encoding peptide deformylase has translation MPLLPIVRLGHPALRMPAEKVTAAELRSTAAQRLIDDMIETMRAADGVGLAAPQVGVGWQLFVYAAEEEIPLRVLVNPTVEPEAGDLVDDWEGCLSIPDLRGLVPRHPAVQVRGLDRHGRPLSYRAEGFEARIVQHENDHLHAVVFLDRMRDMRSLAFLDEWHEYRVDGGGEPADERPE, from the coding sequence ATGCCGTTGTTGCCGATCGTCCGCCTCGGACACCCTGCCCTGAGAATGCCGGCCGAGAAGGTCACGGCGGCGGAGCTGCGTTCCACGGCGGCACAGCGGCTCATCGACGACATGATCGAGACGATGCGGGCGGCCGACGGTGTCGGTCTCGCCGCGCCGCAGGTGGGCGTCGGCTGGCAGCTGTTCGTCTACGCCGCCGAGGAGGAGATCCCTTTGCGGGTGCTGGTCAACCCGACGGTCGAGCCCGAGGCCGGCGATCTGGTCGACGACTGGGAGGGGTGCCTGTCGATCCCCGATCTGCGCGGCCTCGTGCCGCGGCATCCGGCGGTCCAGGTGCGGGGCCTGGATCGCCACGGGCGACCGCTGAGCTACCGGGCCGAGGGCTTCGAGGCGCGGATCGTCCAGCACGAGAACGACCATCTTCACGCGGTCGTCTTCCTCGACCGCATGCGCGACATGCGCTCCCTTGCCTTCCTCGACGAGTGGCACGAGTACCGGGTCGACGGAGGCGGGGAGCCGGCCGACGAGCGGCCGGAGTAG
- a CDS encoding ABC transporter ATP-binding protein gives MIRLRGIQKSYIMGANRLHVLKGIDLDLDAGELVSIMGASGSGKSTLMNVLGLLDGYDEGEYRFDGELLKGLTETKAALLRSRLIGFVFQSFHLIQFKNALENVALPLYYQKVPRRERLRMAEEYLEKVGLADRATHLPRELSGGQQQRVAIARALIARPRILLADEPTGALDSATSREIMGVLQQVQDEGVSVVIVTHEHDISAMTDRIIHLVDGQIESDVRQRRLAAHGAPAAVVVPAVAPAAIAAPAAAP, from the coding sequence ATGATCCGACTGCGCGGCATCCAGAAGAGCTACATCATGGGGGCGAACCGTCTCCATGTCCTCAAGGGGATCGACCTCGATCTCGACGCCGGGGAGCTGGTCTCCATCATGGGCGCCTCGGGCTCGGGCAAGTCGACGCTGATGAACGTCCTCGGGCTGCTCGACGGCTACGACGAGGGCGAGTACCGCTTCGACGGCGAGCTGCTCAAGGGGCTCACGGAGACCAAGGCGGCCCTCCTGCGATCGCGGTTGATCGGCTTCGTCTTCCAGTCGTTCCACTTGATCCAGTTCAAGAACGCGCTGGAGAACGTCGCGCTGCCCCTCTACTACCAGAAGGTGCCGCGTCGCGAGCGCCTGCGGATGGCCGAGGAGTACCTCGAGAAGGTCGGGCTCGCCGACCGCGCGACGCACCTGCCGCGCGAGCTCTCCGGCGGCCAGCAGCAACGCGTGGCGATTGCCCGGGCGCTCATCGCCCGACCGCGCATCCTGCTCGCCGACGAGCCGACCGGCGCCCTCGATTCGGCCACCTCCCGCGAAATCATGGGCGTGCTGCAGCAGGTGCAGGACGAGGGCGTTTCGGTGGTCATCGTCACCCACGAGCACGACATCTCGGCGATGACCGACCGGATCATCCACCTCGTCGACGGCCAGATCGAGAGCGACGTGCGCCAGCGGCGCCTGGCGGCCCACGGCGCGCCCGCGGCCGTCGTCGTCCCCGCCGTCGCCCCCGCTGCGATCGCCGCCCCGGCAGCCGCCCCGTGA